A window of the Eleutherodactylus coqui strain aEleCoq1 chromosome 8, aEleCoq1.hap1, whole genome shotgun sequence genome harbors these coding sequences:
- the LOC136576320 gene encoding tubulin alpha-1A chain-like: protein MRECISVHVGQAGVQIGNACWELYCLEHGIQPDGQMPSDKTIGGGDDSFNTFFSETGAGKHVPRAVFVDLEPTVIDEVRTGTYRQLFHPEQLITGKEDAANNYARGHYTIGKEIIDLVLDRIRKLADQCTGLQGFLIFHSFGGGTGSGFTSLLMERLSVDYGKKSKLEFSIYPAPQISTAVVEPYNAILTTHTTLEHSDCAFMVDNEAIYDICRRNLDIERPTYTNLNRLIGQIVSSITASLRFDGALNVDLTEFQTNLVPYPRIHFPLATYAPVISAEKAYHEQLSVAEITNACFEPANQMVKCDPRHGKYMACCLLYRGDVVPKDVNAAIATIKTKRTIQFVDWCPTGFKVGINYQPPTVVPGGDLAKVQRAVCMLSNTTAIAEAWARLDHKFDLMYAKRAFVHWYVGEGMEEGEFSEAREDMAALEKDYEEVGTDSVEGEGEGEEGEEY, encoded by the exons ATG AGGGAGTGCATCTCAGTCCACGTTGGCCAGGCTGGAGTGCAGATTGGcaatgcctgctgggagttgtattgCCTAGAGCATGGTATCCAACCAGATGGACAGATGCCCAGTGATAAGACCATCGGTGGAGGAGACGATTCCTTCAACACCTTCTTCAGTGAGACTGGGGCTGGTAAACACGTCCCCCGCGCTGTGTTTGTGGATCTGGAGCCCACTGTGATCG ATGAGGTGAGAACTGGAACCTACAGACAACTCTTCCACCCTGAGCAGCTCATCACCGGCAAGGAAGACGCTGCCAATAACTATGCCCGGGGCCATTACACTATTGGCAAGGAAATCATTGACCTGGTGCTGGACAGAATCCGCAAGCTG GCTGATCAGTGCACAGGTCTCCAGGGCTTCCTCATTTTCCACAGTTTCGGTGGTGGCACTGGATCAGGCTTCACCTCCCTCTTGATGGAACGTCTCTCTGTTGACTATGGCAAGAAGTCCAAGCTCGAGTTCTCCATTTACCCTGCCCCTCAAATCTCCACAGCTGTGGTTGAACCCTATAATGCCATCCTTACCACCCACACCACACTGGAGCACTCAGACTGCGCCTTCATGGTGGACAATGAAGCCATCTATGACATCTGCCGCAGGAACCTGGACATTGAGCGCCCAACCTATACTAACCTGAACCGTTTGATCGGTCAGATTGTGTCCTCCATCACAGCCTCTCTCAGATTTGATGGTGCTCTGAATGTGGACTTGACAGAATTCCAGACCAACTTGGTGCCCTATCCCCGTATCCACTTCCCCCTAGCCACCTATGCCCCTGTCATCTCTGCAGAGAAAGCTTACCATGAGCAGCTCTCTGTGGCCGAGATCACCAATGCTTGCTTCGAGCCGGCTAACCAGATGGTAAAATGTGACCCTAGACACGGCAAATACATGGCTTGTTGCCTGCTGTACCGCGGAGATGTTGTCCCCAAGGATGTCAATGCTGCTATCGCCACCATCAAAACCAAGCGCACCATCCAATTTGTGGACTGGTGCCCAACAGGGTTCAAAGTTGGTATCAACTACCAACCACCAACTGTTGTTCCTGGTGGAGACCTGGCCAAGGTGCAGCGTGCTGTGTGCATGTTGAGTAATACCACCGCCATTGCTGAGGCCTGGGCCCGTCTGGACCACAAGTTTGACCTGATGTATGCCAAGCGTGCCTTTGTGCACTGGTATGTTGGCGAGGGTATGGAGGAAGGAGAGTTCTCTGAAGCTCGGGAGGACATGGCTGCTCTGGAGAAGGATTATGAAGAGGTCGGCACTGACAgcgtggaaggagagggagaaggagaggagggagaagagtATTAA